The segment TCGCCACACCGATTATCTCTCTTCTTGCAGGGCTGGTCCCAGCACTAAAGGCAACAAAACTAGCCCCCTCCCAAATCCTGAGGTCTGAATAATGGTATACGAAAAGAGCAATTTTCACCCCTATTTGGCCTCTCTTTTAACCGCCCTTTGTCCTCCAAAAATTTCGCCTTGTCTTCTGGACAATGTTCTCAATTTTAGGAGAACAAATGTCGGCAAAATAGGAGCGCAAATATGAGCAAAAATTCCTCTCATCGTATACCGAAGTTACTGGTAGCAACCAATCTCACCAAGGTTTTTGACAAACCGGTCCCCACAGAGATCTTAAAAGGGGTCTCCTTGACCGTCCATGCGGGAGAAACGGTCGCCATTATGGGACCATCAGGTGTTGGAAAAAGTACCCTCCTCCATGTTTTGGGAACGCTCGACCTTCCCACAGGAGGAACCCTTGAAATTGTGGGAACGCCAGCAATTAGCGAAAATGCCCCCTCTCTTCGCAACAAGCATCTCGGCTTTATCTTCCAAAACTACAACCTCCTCGACGAGTATTCGGTCCTCGACAACGTTCTCATGCCCACCCGGATTGGACGGATCGGCGGCAAGGAAAAGGTCGCCAAGGGCCTTTTAGAAGAGGTAGGGCTGACTCCTCAGCTGCATCACCTCGCCAAGCAACTTTCAGGTGGGGAAAAGCAGCGGGCAGCGATTGCTCGAGCGCTCTGTAACGATCCCGACCTCATCTTAGCTGACGAACCTTCCGGAAATCTGGATGATGCAAATTCGGAGAGGATCCATGAGCTTCTTATCTCTTCTGCAAAAAATTTGGGGAAAGGGCTCATCGTCGTTACCCACAACCAAGCCCTTGCCAAGCAGTGTGACTTCACCTATACTTTGCATAACGGAGTATTAACGTGAGCCTATCTGCAAATTCAAACACCCTTTCTTTTCGTGCTTTCTGCATCTTTTTGGAAACTGATTTTTCGGCCTTGTCTTTTGGACAATGTCCTCAAATCAGTTTCCAAAAATCTGCTAGAAAATCAATCAAAAATCAAGAGTATTCTAATTCACAGATAGGTTCACAATGATAGTTGTTATTGGTGTGGGATATGTGGGGCTTGTCACGGGAACCTGTTTTGCAGAGATGGGGCATGAGGTTACTTGCGTCGATATTGACCAAGAAAAGATCGAAGGGCTTAAAAAAGGGACCATCCCTTTCTATGAGCCAGGACTCAAAGAGCTCGTCACCCGGAACCAAAAAGAGGGTCGCCTCACCTTTACCACCAAGCTGTCCGAAGCAGCGATCTACTTCATCGCCGTTGGCACTCCCTCGAAAAAAGGGGGCGCTGCCGACCTCTCTCAAGTCGAAGCTGCAGTGGAAGCGATCAGCGAAAAGATGACCGGCTACACCGTCATCGTCAACAAATCAACCGTTCCTGTCGGAACCGCCAAAAAACTCAAAAACCATATCCTCTCCAATCATCCTTTTGATATTGTTTCTTGTCCTGAGTTCCTCAAAGAAGGGACAGCCATCGAAGATTGTATGAAGCCCGACCGCATTGTGATCGGAAGCGATAGTGAGAAAGCCACCCAAGTTGTAAAGCGGCTTTACATCCCTTTTACCCTCAATCACGATCGGATTTTGGTGATGGACCTCGCCTCGGCAGAGCTGACCAAGTATGCTTCGAAT is part of the Candidatus Neptunochlamydia vexilliferae genome and harbors:
- a CDS encoding ABC transporter ATP-binding protein, which encodes MPKLLVATNLTKVFDKPVPTEILKGVSLTVHAGETVAIMGPSGVGKSTLLHVLGTLDLPTGGTLEIVGTPAISENAPSLRNKHLGFIFQNYNLLDEYSVLDNVLMPTRIGRIGGKEKVAKGLLEEVGLTPQLHHLAKQLSGGEKQRAAIARALCNDPDLILADEPSGNLDDANSERIHELLISSAKNLGKGLIVVTHNQALAKQCDFTYTLHNGVLT